The window CGGCTGCCCACTGCCACTGCCACCCTCATACCTGGACGAAGCAACTTCTTAATCTTCTCTTTATTTAACTCCTCAAATACAGCGGCATCTACCCTCTCTATTTTAGGGGCATGAAAAAGTTGGCGTACTTTAACAAACCTAGGAACTGAGACTTCATCTAAGATTCTTTCGATTTCTGAAAAATCGCCAAGAATTGGCATCTACATTCAACCTCCTACTTAGTAAACCAGCCAAGTGGTGTCATAACCAGCTCAGGGAAAGCAATAAGGAGTGCTAAAACTGCTAGCTCTGCCAACAGGAAAGGCCAGATTTTCTTTACCAATTCTACCAGCGTAACATGTCCTACACCACAGCCCACATAAAGAACTGTGCCGATGGGCGGGGTAATTAACCCAATAACTAGGTTCAGAACCATAATAATTCCGAAATAAACAGGATCAATACCTGCCTTCAAAATGAGAGGCATTAATACAGGAGCAAAAATCAATATGGCAGGGGTTAAGTCCATTACCATGCCTAGTAAGAACAGGAATATATTAATGGCAATCAATAACATAATGGGACTCGCGGCAAGGGAGCCAAAAAGTTCTGCCACCTGAGTAGGAATTTGGGCAACGGTCAAAAGCCAGGCCACAGCCATAGCAGCAGAGGCTACAAACATTACCACAGCCGTCCCTTTGGCAGCGGCCACAAAGATTGGTGGCAAATGCCGGAATTTTACATCTTTATAAACAAACATAGACACCAGCAAAGCATAAACTACCGCTACAGCTCCAGCCTCGGTGGGTGTAAAGATCCCAAACCGGATCCCGCCCACGATGATTATAGGCATTAATAAAGCCCATATGGACTCCTTAAAAACTTGGATAGCCTCAGCCGTCGTGTATGCCTTACCCTTTGCATAGTTATTTTTCCTAGCAATAATTGTCCAAGTAATCATAAGCGCCGTGGCCAGGATCAAACCTGGAACAATACCCGCCATAAACAATTTGGTAATGGAAACCCCAGCCGTAACACCAAAAACAATCATTGGAATACTCGGCGGAATAACGGGGGCAATCAAGCCTGAGCTTGCCACCAGGGCTGTTGAAACATCTCTTCTGTAACCTTCACGTGCCATAAGAGGAATTAAGATACTACCTAAGGCAGCAGTATCAGCCACAG is drawn from Desulforamulus ruminis DSM 2154 and contains these coding sequences:
- a CDS encoding TRAP transporter large permease, yielding MALGVFFGSLFLLLSLGIPIAVVLVLCGIILMLFLGNFDAQIIAQNMVYGANSFPLMAIPFFMLAGEIMGHGSLSKKIVEFAMVLVGRIKGGLGYVVVLASVLFAGLSGSAVADTAALGSILIPLMAREGYRRDVSTALVASSGLIAPVIPPSIPMIVFGVTAGVSITKLFMAGIVPGLILATALMITWTIIARKNNYAKGKAYTTAEAIQVFKESIWALLMPIIIVGGIRFGIFTPTEAGAVAVVYALLVSMFVYKDVKFRHLPPIFVAAAKGTAVVMFVASAAMAVAWLLTVAQIPTQVAELFGSLAASPIMLLIAINIFLFLLGMVMDLTPAILIFAPVLMPLILKAGIDPVYFGIIMVLNLVIGLITPPIGTVLYVGCGVGHVTLVELVKKIWPFLLAELAVLALLIAFPELVMTPLGWFTK